The DNA window TTATTTTCGCGCCGTCGCGCACTGACAGCTAAGCTAGCAGCTAACTCCACTTTTATAACTTTGGAGCTAGTTAGCTTACATTTGCTGCCCTTACAGTATCCATAGTATTGGTAAGATATTCTATTGCTTTGGTGTCAGCTTGTATTCCTCGAAATTATATGTCTGGGTGTGTCACTACTGAAGCGAAAAGTTAATCAAGTAATAACTAATGTATACAGTCAGTAGTTCAGGTTAGCTAGCAGCGCTAACGTAGCTAAGCTAGGTAGTTATGGTGACTTTGCTCCCTCTGTTTGATTTTTAGCTAACGCCGACGTCTGGTTAGCGTCAGAGTTTCTTCTATTCACAAGTCAAATTTGCCTTATCTTTCGGAACACAGCCAATTCACAGGTGGCGGTGATGGCGAAGAAAACCTCCAGAAATGTTGGGAAGTTCACGCTGACACGCAAGACCAAACAACTCAAGCGGAGCTATCACCGGCCCCACCCGGCCAGAACCATCGTGACCCGCAGCCAGAGCCACATCAGCGGCAGCTACTTCCATAAGCTCCCGGCAGAGGTGTTCCGCATGATCCTGGACAAACTGTCCGGTAGGTGACCTGGTTGGCTTTGTCACATAATGTCATGCTCTTATAAAGTTTTACTGAAACATCATTCAACAGATTAAATACTATAAACTGATTACATTCACCTAAACTTGCTCAGTGAAAAGTAAGGTTTGCTACAACAGCCATTAAACTAGTTGGTTAAATGGTTAAAAGGCCATTTGGCAAGATTAGCTACATACTCTACAGACAGTATGAACAATACATTACATATAAAGACTTGTCTTGGTATAGAAACTGTCATATTTAGTAGCTGACAGTGTGGTATAAAGTACCCGAAAGTCATACTTGAATAAAAGTAACTGAAAGATTTCATGTTAAGACCATTGATGGTACAAAAAGTACACAGGTAAATAAAGTATTAGAACTTAAGtattaaaagttattttcttgCAATGATCAAAAGACTAAGATAAAGTaaattacatatatttacatgcataTGTAAACTGTGTGCTAGGGGTCGACTGATTATTGACCTGGATGATTAATGGAtccaatattaaacatttttctggTTACCGGGATCAGGGTTTTATTTAGTCTGATTGCAAATAATGTAAGTTAAACAATATGCTACTTTGGTTTGATgcagtaactagtaactaaagtcaagtaaacagttttttaaataaatatagtaagtcaaaaatacaatattttccATTATAATGAAGTAGAGTTGAAGTATAAaattgcagaaaaataaatggaaatgtttgtgtttttaagtgtttgagatcagtgtgttcagcATGGTGTCCAAGGAAATCAATAGATACATTGTGGACCACATCTCCACTCTGGCCTGGAGGAATAAAATGATAACTGAAAACTTTCACCACAACACCTGCCTCGAAGAGAGATTGACCATTGGACACTACAGAGACCTGGGTGAGTGGCAGTTTAAGCTCAGCTTCATGTTGCATTGTGTATTCTTAACCAtcctgttttaatgcatttttatgttCTGTGTCTCAGGTTTGTTGTTCAAGAGATCCACCTTGTTGCTGCCGACAAAGGACAGGCTGAAGTTTGTCTTTAGCAGGTTTTCACAGGCAAGAAATTGTTAACTGCTACATCACGCAGCCGGCTTTGTAAGCTTTTGAACATGTCTATCTTTGTATTCACTCATTtaatttcaagcaaaaaaaatccacacaagATGCTTGTTAgcattctcaaaaaaaaaatcagtcttgtCAACAACAGAAGTGTAATCACACGGGCTAAATGATGTAACTTATTGGATGGATTAGATGATCAGTCATGAAAGTGATGAATGGTTTGCTGTCTAATTTGCCACATTATCttacatcctttggactgttgcaGAGTTGTTTCTGAACGATATGTTACTCAGCACAAATATCTGTTGATCATCGCCTCTGCTAAtgatgaggaaaacaaataaagctcTCCCTCTGATCTGTTTCAGATTCACTGCTTCATGTTGGAGCAGTGTTTAACAGCAGACTGCATCGGCTTCCCTACTTACGGAGTCTTCCTGCAGGTGAGGGCCtcatttaaagacagaaaaattaaaactcTGATGTAAATAACAAACCAGTCTCATCCTGTCGTAAGAGCTTACTAAAGTATCATGACAAAAATGTGCTCTATTATTACTATAACAAAAGcctgaaactgaaatgttttctgcatttaCAAACTCTCCTTACATCTTGTCTTTACTGGACTTTAGGTCTCACAACATTGCACGCGTACTGTGTAATATGACATCACCTCAGTGTTAAGTGTCTCGATATGTTCTGTCGGATACTCCACAGACACTGATAGCAGGCTGGGATGAGCTGGAGTGCCACAGGGTGTTCAGCTtcctgtgtgacctcacaaatcTGCTGCAAAAAATCGAGGCAGTCATCACAGGAAAaccaggtttgttttttatacaaTATGATATGGTACGATATGATACAACTTTATTGTTAGTTTTATACTGAGATTCATTTTCAGAGCACACTTAGCAGCAACGGGATAGACTGATGTATCAAATAATTCTTCAGACTGTTGTGTATTAATGAAGGGAGTTGGAATATCCCATTAGAGGGCAGAAGCGTTCTGTTCACTCAAGAAGTCAGAGGAGATGTTGTTTGCAAGTCTGAGCCTGCTCTTGCCATGAGTTGCTTGAAAGAAGTGTGACAGAACAGCAGCCTGCACTTCTCCAAAGCCCGAAAAATATATATGAGGGTGCACGGAAGTGGCAGGAATCAGCAATGAACAAAACTCTCAAGGTTGCACTCCCAGAGAACAAatcttgtcttttatttttggcaACAAAAGAACGCTAGAATGAAGCGTGTCACAGGTTGGCCGATAACCTCTGCGCACATTTGAATTTGGTAATATAGTTaagttttaaaaacaagaaccaACGGGAGTGGGATCAGTGGCCTTTTACTGTCAACCTTGTGGCGTGATacaaaaaaacaggtttgtttACTCGTTGCTCTGTCCTCAGGCGTGCGGTGGcaccaggagctgcagctccGTCTGTTCTGCCGTCAGGTTCTGTTGGACCCGTGGCCGAACCAGCCGGATTGCCAGTTCTGGTTAGCTCTCCTTCTGAAGCCTTGGCCCATGGTCAGCCAGGCTCACTTACTGTTCATTCTCTATGGACCTCTGCTGCCGGAGGGTAAGATAACTTCAATACTCACAGTTAATGAAAGCAATCATGTTGTGgggattgtgtttatttgactCTAGGAGAACATATTGATTCAGGATGAGATTTAATTTGTTGAGAATGACATCTCCCAATTTGTTTACACTGCAACTCTGAAAACATGACCAGACTGTAATCCTCTGCTAGGCAACATATTTCATCCTAAAATGATTTGCTTTCTGTAGTTTATTTCTCACCAGCGATGAGTGCTGTCCCTAGACTGTGGTTAATAATTCATGTTTCGACTGAAATTTTAATGaattttgaatgtaaatgtaaatctgaaCACTCTTCAGGGGTTGAAATTGTACAGAAGTGCATAAATTAGTATAGTAAATTAGTATTATGAGACTTAAAATGACCAATAAATGACCAATAGTCTCATATTCTGGTGGAAGAGACCTGGTGTTGGAAAACATGGCTTTCTATTACCTTGTGATGTGTGATAGTATGAATTAGTTAACAAGTGAGGTGCTGTCCTCCATCATGCAGGCACCCTCGGTTGGCAGGATCTGGTGGAGAGGGGGCTGCCTCACAGTGCTCTGTGGGACCTGGCCCGGGCCATCCTCCTGCTTTTTGGCAAACTAGAAGTCCAAGACTGGACCGCCACTTCGATGCTGACAATCTTGGAGGAGCTTTTTGGTATCGTACCTCAGTGGCTCTCAAAGTCTCAAATGCTTTAATATTGCACACCTGCAGATAAACACATATTAGCGTTAGGGCCCCCTGAATTGATTGGCTGTCCTGCTCTCCCTCATCATCTCCAGTCATTCCTCTGCCGTGGCATATGGAGAACGTGGCCCGTCTCTTGGTCCTGTGTGGCAACAGTCTCTGCTACACCTTTCTGGCCAGCAAGGCTGTGAACGGACGACTTCTTGAGATCTCTAGACTCATCGTGTACATCATACTGGTGAGAAAAAATAGACtaaagagactaaaacataaaacatttcctctatttttacttttactatttTTGTAAGTACACActcttttcagaaatgtttttagttGTCATTTTTAGTTTAATTTTAGATAATTATAATGACCTTGGTGCTGTCCATGGTACTGACTTTGATGACgtattctctctttttcactaATCAGGAAATGCATTCACTATACCAGAGCCTTGGAACTGACACACCTCATTAAAATGATGCTTATTCATTAAAACTATGTCAGTAATTAAGGCCACGACTACATGTGTGAGTTCAAAAGgtctgtttgtttagttttcagttttgtttggcTTCGTCCTCAGGTGTGCGAGAAGGACGGCTATCACATGTCGTGGGCGGTGAAGTTGGTGCAGCAGATCTGCAAGGTGTTCAGCACTGTGACTGAGAGGTTTCTGTTCATCCAACACCTGGAGAACATGTTCTCAGAGGTCACCAGGGAgatttttgagttttccatAACAGGTGGGTTTAACATTTTTTGGGTATGAATTTTATTTGGTGAACATCTTTTCGTCCTCACGGCAaaatttcattttgatgtcTGAACATATTACATGAAGATATGACATCAAGTAATATGATACTGTAATATGGTGATATTGCAATCAGAGTATGAAGAAACAGTAGCTGCAGCGTTGAGATAGTGGGGAAGTTACAATAATGAACAATGAATGCGTGTGTTGACGGCTGAATCTACCGGGAAATCCTTTATTTACTTTCATCAAAATTGTTTTTACCTTGAGTGGATGTGTTTTCTTCACTTGGAGCGAACCCTCCTTTGTTTGCCTCTGATTAACGTTCCCTCTTTAATTTTGAGCCTCTTTTATCTTCACCCCGTGCTAATGGTCAATAATACACCTGAGTGCTGCATTTCTTCCACTGTTTAATTCTCTGCTAATGTGAATTTTTGAAAAAAGCAGCATGTTTGAGAACAAACAAAGCAGGTTTTCTCTCAGCCTGAGTGGCAAATAAGAGTGAATTGACATCAAGGTAGTAGAGTGATTTCAGACTGTGCGAGTGCTGATTGAAATTCATGCCACTCAGCTCACTTACATACAAAAGATTTTCATTCTCTGTATGGTTCTCAACATTTTGCCTTGTGACTCCTTTAAAGCAATTTTCCATACCATCATTAGGCTGCTTGAGTCTATTAGCAGCTCAACCAAAGAATGATGTTGCCTTCTCAGATTATTTCAGGGTTCGTACGAGTGTTGTAAATCCTTGAAAACACTCAAATTTTAATTTGGTGTCTTAGAGGTAAACAAAAACTGCCTGGTTTTGGATAAAGCCCTCGAACATGGGCAGTGtttatgataaaaatgttgcttGATTAAAAATGTGGGTTTTCATATTTGTCTTATGTCCTATGATGAAGGAAAAGATAGAAAAACCCCCttggaaatatttaaaaagtgctgAATTTTGACTATGGAAGAGGGAAAGAACcctgttgttttattaaactgAGCTTGATTCGAGAAAACCAGCCATGAGGTAGAACTGCTGCAGTATCTTGTTTATCATATTACTTaccctaataataataataataatactaattaGTAATTCATTCTATCATCTGTTACCAGGAAACCATTTTGATGATAGGGAGACTTTCCAGAgcttgtgtttcctcctggaCGCCAGCGCTCGCTTCCACACCAGATTCCTCCACATGTTCCTCCAATAGCAATGATGCAGACAAAAACTGACAATATGTGGAAGACATGAGGAGGAGTCGGAAGAGAACAGACACCGATAATGAAGGGGAGGGGAGTAAGTAAGACAATGAACATTTATAACAATGTAAGATCAGATAGGAGGTGCAGACAGACTCCAACATGGGAAGTTTTGTCTGGTTGACAGTATTTGCTGTAAACAACATTGCATTGGCTGTTGAATTACTTTTTGCAAAACCACATGgttattcacacattttgtatttctctgtaGGTTTTAAAATCTTGTTCTTAAACATCTGGTTAACTTTTGTAAAcagtatttaatatttattttcttacgAGTAACAATATTTATTGTAActattatttattcacattgaaCCTCTATGTTAGTAAAGtccatttcactgtttttatatGACTTACTAAAAGAGTATTTTCAATTTTGTCAATTTGTCTTCATTTACAT is part of the Acanthopagrus latus isolate v.2019 chromosome 9, fAcaLat1.1, whole genome shotgun sequence genome and encodes:
- the LOC119025662 gene encoding F-box only protein 47-like, which translates into the protein MAKKTSRNVGKFTLTRKTKQLKRSYHRPHPARTIVTRSQSHISGSYFHKLPAEVFRMILDKLSVFEISVFSMVSKEINRYIVDHISTLAWRNKMITENFHHNTCLEERLTIGHYRDLGLLFKRSTLLLPTKDRLKFVFSRFSQIHCFMLEQCLTADCIGFPTYGVFLQTLIAGWDELECHRVFSFLCDLTNLLQKIEAVITGKPGVRWHQELQLRLFCRQVLLDPWPNQPDCQFWLALLLKPWPMVSQAHLLFILYGPLLPEGTLGWQDLVERGLPHSALWDLARAILLLFGKLEVQDWTATSMLTILEELFVIPLPWHMENVARLLVLCGNSLCYTFLASKAVNGRLLEISRLIVYIILVCEKDGYHMSWAVKLVQQICKVFSTVTERFLFIQHLENMFSEVTREIFEFSITGNHFDDRETFQSLCFLLDASARFHTRFLHMFLQ